Below is a genomic region from Rhodothermia bacterium.
CAAATTTTGCTCATGGGGTTCCTCCTTATGCCGTGAGTATTGCCTTACAAGTAGAGAAAGAGGTTGTGGTGGGTGTAATCTTAGATGTCTCGCGGGATGAACTCTTTACGGCAACAAAAGGTGGTGGTTTTTATGTGGATGGCGTAAAAAAACAAGTAAGCGCCCATACAGACCTCAAAACTGCCCTCCTGACCACGGGCTTCCCCTACCAAGAATGGGATCATATAGATGCCTATCTGCACGTATTGCGCCATTTTATGGCGTCTGCGCAGGCAGTGCGCCGTACAGGATCCTCTGTGATAGATTTGGCATACTTGGCTGCTGGTAGATTTGATGGGTTGTTCAAAATGGGATATGAAATCTGGGACGTGGCAGCGGGTAGCCTCATGATACAAGAAGCGGGAGGAATGCTTACCGATTTTAGCGGAGGAGACGGTTGGCTCACGGAGCGCCGCTTGGTCGCTTCAAACGGTTTGATTCATCAAGTTCTCTTAGAAGGTGTTACGCCGCTATCGAATGTGTAAAAATTCGATGGTTAGAGTTTAATTCTACCTTCAAGTGCCCGACTCAAGGTAGATTCGTCTGCATATTCCAAAGCGCTACCTGTGGGTAAGCCGCGTGCAATTTGTGTAACACGGACGCCAAATGGCTGAAGCAGTTGTGCGATATAGAACGCGGTTGTGTCTCCTTCCACGGTTGGGTTCATGGCGAGAATAACTTCATTAACTTGGGTTGTGGGTACTTGGGCGTCATAGCCTTCGTATGACTCACGCACTTCGGACACTCGTGCGCCACCTTGTGCAACCCTTGTTACCAATTCTCTTACTTTAAGGTCATTAGGCCCAATCCCATCCAAGGGGGAGATCACCCCCCCAAGAACGTGATAAACACCTCTAAATTCGTTAGTACGTTCTAAAGCCAAAACATCATTCGGTTCCTCCACTACACAAATGGTGCTATGATCGCGTTTCGGAGATGTACAAACAGGGCAAGGGTCTATATCCGCCACATTACAACAAATGGAGCAAGTGACCACATGGTCTTTTACGGCAAGGAGGGCTTCAGCAAGCGCATATACTTCTTCTTTTGGCATTTTGAGAATATACGATGCAAGCCGATGCGCTGTTTTTCGGCCAATCGTAGGCAATTTTGTAAAATGCTCCACGAGCTTTTCTACATTTTGAGAGGTAAGGTGCATGATGTATCCAATGAGGTTTGTCCCAAACTACAAAGCACAACTGACAACTGTATGTCATGGGATGTGAAAATAGGATAGGGAATGACGTGCGTAAAGCCAAAAAGAATCTTCTTTTTTACGGAACCATGTCAAATTAGGAGGCGTATTTTTATACTGAAACCTAACATAAATATATAACATTCTCTTTCCCCGAGAAGCTTTAAATCTTTGTCAAACAACATGACCCAACACCCAGACATCATCATCATCGGAGCAGGTCTCTCTGGTCTTATGTGTGCAAAACTCCTCGACGAAAAAGGAATTCCTTTTGTCTTGTTTGACAAAGCAGATCAGGTGGGTGGCCGCATCAGAACCGATATAGTAGATGGTTTTCGCTTAGACAGGGGTTTTCAGGTTTTGCTTACCGCATATCCAACCGCACAAAAGTACTTGAATTATCAGGACTTAGACTTAAAATATTTCTATAGTGGTGCATGGGTACATGCGGGGCGAACATTTCAAAAAGTAGGAGACCCACGAAGGCATCGAGAGGATTTTTGGCCAACGTTTATGGCCAATATTGGCCGCCTAACAGATAAGGTAAAGATCCTCAAGATGCGCAAAGCCTTGCTCACAGAAGCGCCAGAAGCGATCTTTGCCAAGCCCAATATGCCCACCATAGAAGCCTTACGTCAGCGCTGGCGATTTTCCGAAAGCATGATTGAGATGTTCTTTCGACCCTTTTTTGGTGGAATTTTATTGGATCACAGCCTCCGAAGTTCGGCACGCATGGCGGAGTTTGTCTTTAAAATGTTTGCAACCGGATTTGCAGTAGTGCCCGCAGGTGGTATGCAAAAAATCCCCGAACAATTAGCAAAGCAATTACCTTCGGATAAAATACGCCTCAACACAGCCGTAAACTCAGTTTCTAATGGGGTTGTTACGCTTCAGACAGGCGAGATCCTACATCCGAAATGGGTTGTAGTTGCTACTGATGGTTCAGAGGCGGGTAATTTATTGTCATTACCCAAATCTGCAAAATACCGAGGCGTAACGACCTTGTATTTTTCTGCCGATCGAGACCCTATTCAGAAGCCAGTGCTCATTTTGGAGGGCGAACCGAAAGGTCCGGTAAATCACGTAGTTTCTATGAGTGCCGTAGCGCCGATGTATGCCCCAGAAGGCAAAACGCTGCTTTCCGTTACCGTGTTAGACCATCAAAACGAGAAGCCCCAGCTACTCGAAGCAGCCGTTTTGAAACAAATGCGATTGTGGTTTAAGGATGACTTAGCAGATTGGAAACTGCTAAAAACGTATTACATTCCTTTGGCCTTACCCGATCAACGTGCAGAATTGCCCTTAAGCAAAGCCGGATATCGAGAGGTTTCCCCAAATGTATTTCTATGTGGTGACCATCAAGTGACAGGCTCTATTGAAGGAGCGATTGTGTCGGGAATAAACACGGCCCAAACCTTAATCACAAAGTGGGAGCAGGCCAATATTCCTCTCCCTACGTACAAATTTGCTTGATAAATTGGATCTTTTACGTAACCTGATTGCCCAACAACCCCGATGTTTTTTGCAACCGCGCTCTTTTTTCGTGGCTTGGTGTGGGGTTCCCATGCTCACCTACCAAGGATTTCCAAACCCTATTTTATCTTTAAAAGCCAAACTGGAGCAACAACTCCCGCACTTATTGCCAGAAAACCCCGGTAGCAAATGGCCGGGAACAACCTTAGGAGCCTTACAACCGGGAATACAACTGGATTTGAACCAACTTCGAACATTGCGGCGCATTTGTTCAAAATTCGAGGCCATTATCGAACAAGAAAAAGTATTGTTTGCGCTTACGGAACTCCAGCATGTGCTATTTTCTTGTAGAAGTTTGGAAAATCGGATCCTGACCACGCCACTCCCATTGCGGAAAGGAAAATTCGACACTTCAGCTTTCACACACAAGCACCTACATTGGATCAACCATATCCACAGTCAATTTGATGAAGCTCGCTTAGAAGACTACCTCCCCGCCGTCCAACAATGGGGACACCGAGCAAATCATTACCGCGATCCGTTTGTAGAAGCCACATTGATTTGGGACTTGCCAGAAGAACAGCCTAATTTTATTCAAGCTTTTATAGACGATGTCGAAAGCGAATTACCGGGGTATTATGCGTGGTTCACCGCAGAAGGCCGTCATGTTACCATTCGGGCTTTGGGATTTCGAGCAAATTAAACGGTTTCATCAACAGCCTAAACCTTGCGTCACGTTGGTCTTTAGCCGTTGCTTGCCTTTCGGGAATTTTCCCGCTATCTTGTTCTTTCTTTATTCAGTCCTATCTTATACCCTATGTGTTGGCTCAAACTCTCGGAGGTTTGTACATGACCACTTCGAAGCGTTGGACGGTTCCTCCAGTTCATCCACAAACCACCTCATTTGCCGAAGCCCTTCGCGTTTCGCCTTTAGTCGCACATTTGTTACGGCAGCGAGGGTTTTCCACCATTGAGACGGCACACGCTTTCCTACATCCCAAAATGTCTGGCCTCCATGACCCCGCACAAATGCCGGGCATGACGCGGGCAGCTCAACGCATTGTTCAAGCACTACGCAACCACGAAAAGATTGCCCTCTATGGCGACTACGACGTGGATGGCGTAACCGCTTCTGCCATTTTATGGCACATGTTTCGGGTGTTGGTACCAGACCTAAAAGTGATCCGTTACATCCCGCATCGGTTAGAAGAGGGTTACGGATTAAACAAAGAAGCCTTACAAAAATTGGTTTATAAAGATGTAAAACTTATTATTACCATAGATTGTGGTATCACAGCAACCGAAGAAGCTGCTTCTATCTGGGGAAGTGGGTGCGACCTAATCATTACCGACCATCATGAATTAGCTCCAGAACTCCCACAGGCATTTGCCTTGGTACATCCTCGAATCCCTACGGAACATCCGCCTTATCCATTTGGTGAATTATGTGGGGCTGGTGTGGCATGGAAGTTGGCGTGGCAAGTTGCACGAACATGGAGTGGGTCTGATAAGTTACCAGCACAAGTAAAAGAAATGCTTCTTCATCTCCTTCCCTTAGCGGCAATGGGAACGGTGGCGGACATCGTCCCCCTTTTGGATGAAAATAGAACAATTGTACGGTATGGGTTGGCCAACATTAACAAAACACCTTTTGAGGGTCTCAATACCTTAATCGAGACCTCTGGGCTGCAAAAAAGGCAAATCGAGGCCGCCCAAATTGGTTTTATCCTAGGGCCACGCCTTAACGCCTGCGGACGTTTGGGACATGCAAAAGAAGCACTTGAACTGCTCACAACTGCTGTAGGAGAACGCGCACAGGCGTTGAGCGAGCATCTGAACGAGGTCAATCAAGACCGCCAACGGAGACAGGAGGAAATGTCTCTCCAAGCAAGTGAGCAAATTTTACAGAACGGTTATCAACATGATGATCATCGGATTATTGTATTGCAAAGCCCCGATTGGCATGCCGGAATTTTGGGTATTGCCGCAAGCCGGATTGTAGAACGTTACCACAAGCCCACCATTCTATTACAGCAACGGGAGGATGGATTTTCTACTGGTTCCGCCCGCTCAATCGAAAACTTTGACCTTCATGCAGCGCTGGCGCATCATGCACACTTCTTTGAAAAGTACGGTGGGCATGCAATGGCCGCAGGCATGACCCTAAAAACTTCCCTCTTTGCGTCGTTCCAAGAATCCATGTTGGCTTTTACCTCCGAGGTTTTAACGGAGGAGGATTTGACTCCCGTATTACGCTTGGATGCCGAGGTTAAACTTTCCACCATGAACTTGGCAACAAGACATGATTTGCAAGGGTTAGCCCCTTTTGGACGTATGAACGAAGAACCGCGCTTTTTGATACGGAAGGTTAGCCTCAAAGGAACCCCACGAATCATGAAGAACAAACACCTTTCTTTTGTTGTTCGTCATCACCAAACAGAAGTGCGATGTGTAGCATGGAACAAAGCTGAAGATTGGGGAGGATTAACAGATGGGGCTGTTTTGGACATCGCTTGTACCTTAGACGAAAACCAATTTAATGGCCAAACCTCGCCACAGCTTACGATTTTGGATTTGAAAGTTGTTTCTTAGGCACGCGCAACACATGTCTATGCCATGCGCGATGAATATGAAGCCAGCGATCTACATACAACCTAAGTGCCGGATTTAATTTAAATTGGGATTTCGTAGCCGTTCTGCCGCACTAATCGGTAAATACTGCCAATTACCCGACGTACTCGGCCAAAGGTTGTTCCGGCGTTGGTCTAATAACCTCTGCCCAACCCCAAACAAGGTGCGGTCTCTTTCGTCTAAAACCTCTTGAGCCGTTAATTGTGTGAGTGGTGGCAAATCGTACACAGATCGAACACTGTTCACGCGGCTACGGGCACTTTGCGGGTTTTGTGACCACTCCAATTCCGCGAGGATCAATTCATTTTCTTGCCAGGAAGCAAAGACCATTGGCGTGGTTCTGTTCGTGTACTTAGAAATACGGAAGACCATTTTACCCAATGTATTCACCTCCTCCACCGGAATACGAACAGCCTCGGCAGGGATTAATTTGACGATTCCGGCAAGTCGCATGGGTAACATAACCGAATTGCGGTAGGTAAACCAAGGATTGGGGGCCTGCTCGGAAAAAAGAACCCTCAAAGGAGCATCGCCGGGTTTTAGGCCATTTTGGGCAGCCATCAGCGCTTTGAGTGGCTCATCGGTCAAGAGATAAACCCGAGCACGCAAGGTGTGAAGCAAGCGGCTATCCACGGGAGTGGCTATATAAGACTGTGCAGCATCAAAGGATTGAAGGGCTTCCGCAAAAAGAGTAGCGGTAGGCATCCAAACGCCGGACTCGATGGGTGCACCATCACCCGTTTCTTTCATTCCATAATAAGCCGCTAAAAAATAACGACTTATACCTTTATAAAGATGTGCGTAATATAAGGCACGATTCCGGAGGGCAAGGTCTTTAAACGTCTGCATCCCCTCTACCCGCTGCCGCAAAGCATCCGCCAAATAACGGAGTTGATAGACTTTTTCCAAGGTCTCGCTTGTGTGTACATTCGCAGGAGACATTGCACGCCCGTCAATCTCAAGGATATCCTGAAACCCTTTTGCGGTCTCTGGATCGGACGCTACGGCATCGGACAACAAGTCCGACCAGAGCGAAAGCGCACCAAATGATGCTGCAAACGTGTTGTGTAGCGCCGCGACTTGTGCAGGAATCAAAGCCTCATTCGCCAGCGCATCGTCCGACAAGACGCCCGCCGGATGGGGCACGTCTTGTACCCACGAATCACAAGCCGCCAAAGAAAACAGCAAAATAGACGCAAAAAAATGTCTCATAGGATTCAGAGTTACCTACAAGACATCTATCATAAATCGTGCCAACTTTGCAGAATCCTTGAAAGAAAGGATTTTGAAGGCGTTCTTAACGCATGAAGACCGTTTGAATACAAGACCAAGACCGAATATGCGTTAAGGCTCGATCTCAAAGGTTGGTGCATCCATACCACCTTCTGCATTCAATACAGAAATCACCCTCGCCGTCTCCTCTGCAGCATAACGAAAAGCCGCCGCCGATAGGCTCTCTGGGTGACTGATCACCACAGGCGCACCATCATCACCGGATTCACGAACAATCTGCTCAATGGGGACTTCGCCAAGAAGCGGAACCTGCATCTTTTCAGCAAGCCTTTTTGCCCCTCCTTCCCCAAAAAGGTAGTACCTACGGTCGGGTAAGTCGGGCGGCGAGAAATAAGCCATATTTTCCACAAATCCCAAAACAGGGACATTCACCTTTTGGAACATGGCCACACCGCGCCGGGCATCGGCCAAGGCCACCTCTTGTGGTGTAGAAACGATAACGGCGCCGGTAATGGGCACGGTTTGTACAAGTGTTAGCTGAATATCGCCTGTTCCGGGCGGCAAATCCATGAGCAGATAGTCTAAAGCACCCCATTCTGCATCCCGAATAAATTGCTGCACGGCAGAAGTAACCATTGGGCCACGCCATATCGCCGCTTGATCGGGATCAACCAAAAACCCCATAGACAACAATTTGACGCCATATTGCTCGATAGGAATAATTTTCCGATCCGCATTTACCCTTGGCCGGACATCGGTAGCACCAAACATGGTTGGAACCGACGGCCCGTAAATATCGGTATCCACCAAGCCCACCCTTGCTCCGGTTTGTGCGAGTGCTACGGCAAGATTAGCGGCAACCGTGCTTTTACCTACCCCACCTTTGCCGGAAGCAATGGCCACAATATTACGCACCTCTGGTAAGATGCCCGTATCCATCATTCGGTTTCCCCGCGACACATCGGCAGTCATCGTCACCTCCACCTCCACATCTTCTCCCAAGTGCCGATAAATGGCTTGACGGCAATCGCGCTCGATCAGCTCTTTGAGCGGGCAAGCTGGCGTTGTAAGTTCAATCGAAAATGAGACGTTATTGCCCAATATTTGGACGTTTTTGACCATGTTTAGGCTGACCAAGTCGCGCCGGAGATCGGGTTCAATAACCGTTGAGAGGGCATTGAGAACAGATTGTTTCGTAATTGCGGACATGAATCGAATCCTTAGCCTTTATTTGATGGCGGTATAAATGGTTGCAATGCCAAAAGTTTGTGGCTCAGCAGTTGGTTTTTGATAGCCAGCCTTAACCAATTCTGCCACAAAAGCTGCCCCATCTGGAAAAGCCATCGCAGATTCGTTTAAGTACTGGTATGGGCCAGAAACACCCGAAACTGTGCTTCCTATACGCGGCAAAACATGACGGAAGTAGAAGGAATACAACTGCTTAATAGGAAAATGATTGGGTTTACTAAACTCCAGAACCACCAATTTTCCACCGGGTCGTAGTACGCGCCGCATCTCTGACAGTCCCGCTTGAAGGTTCTCGAAATTCCTTACCCCGAAGGCCACCGTTACGGCATCGAAACTTTCGGCAGTAAAAGGAAGTGACTCCGAGTCTCCGCGCTGGAGGTTTATTTTTTGAGACAAGCCTTGGTTTGCAATTTTTTTCCGTCCCACATCCAACATCCCTTCGGCAATATCCACCCCTGTAATATGCTCTGGCTTAAGTTGTGCGGCAGCAAGCGCCAAATCCGCCGTGCCCGTTGCAACATCCAAAATGTGGCGAGGCGAGTCTTCCCTGAGCAAATCCACCACACGTTTTCTCCACCCTTGGTCAATGCCCATGCTCAAAACACGGTTCAAGAGATCGTATCTTGGGGCAATGGTATCGAACATTTGCTCGACTGCTTGTTTCTTTCCTTCGACTTGTCCTACAGGTGGGCGCATACGGTTTTGTGGGGTTAATCAGGCTTTTTCAAATGTAATAAGGACGGCATTTTTTCCTACGGCATCCCCCGGTTTAACTTGAACCGTTTTTATGGTGGCATCCGCAGCGGCTTTTATTTCGTTCTCCATTTTCATGGCTTCGAGTACCAAAAGCCGCTCTCCCGCTTTTACGGTCTGTCCAGCTTCTACATAAAGCCGTAATACCAAGCCGGGCATGGGTGCTTTTAAGTTTGCGGCGGCAGCGTCTTTACCATGTTTAACCCCAAATTTCTCCAGCATCAAATCTTTTTCATCTTTCAACTGGACAACACTTGAACGTCCTTGGATGGTTATTTTCATCTGACCGCCATCCATTTGCTGTACAAAAACGGGCAGGCTTTGGTTGCGAATCAACAAGCTATAGAGTCCGTTTCCAATCGGTTCTAATGAACATTTTACAGGTTCCCCATTAACGGACAGTATTCCTTCGTCGTTCATGATTTCATAAGAACGGTTGTTGATAGTGGCCTGATACTTTGGCATGATCGTCTTATTTTGGTCAAGAAAAGGTA
It encodes:
- the ubiE gene encoding bifunctional demethylmenaquinone methyltransferase/2-methoxy-6-polyprenyl-1,4-benzoquinol methylase UbiE; the protein is MRPPVGQVEGKKQAVEQMFDTIAPRYDLLNRVLSMGIDQGWRKRVVDLLREDSPRHILDVATGTADLALAAAQLKPEHITGVDIAEGMLDVGRKKIANQGLSQKINLQRGDSESLPFTAESFDAVTVAFGVRNFENLQAGLSEMRRVLRPGGKLVVLEFSKPNHFPIKQLYSFYFRHVLPRIGSTVSGVSGPYQYLNESAMAFPDGAAFVAELVKAGYQKPTAEPQTFGIATIYTAIK
- a CDS encoding FAD-dependent oxidoreductase — its product is MTQHPDIIIIGAGLSGLMCAKLLDEKGIPFVLFDKADQVGGRIRTDIVDGFRLDRGFQVLLTAYPTAQKYLNYQDLDLKYFYSGAWVHAGRTFQKVGDPRRHREDFWPTFMANIGRLTDKVKILKMRKALLTEAPEAIFAKPNMPTIEALRQRWRFSESMIEMFFRPFFGGILLDHSLRSSARMAEFVFKMFATGFAVVPAGGMQKIPEQLAKQLPSDKIRLNTAVNSVSNGVVTLQTGEILHPKWVVVATDGSEAGNLLSLPKSAKYRGVTTLYFSADRDPIQKPVLILEGEPKGPVNHVVSMSAVAPMYAPEGKTLLSVTVLDHQNEKPQLLEAAVLKQMRLWFKDDLADWKLLKTYYIPLALPDQRAELPLSKAGYREVSPNVFLCGDHQVTGSIEGAIVSGINTAQTLITKWEQANIPLPTYKFA
- a CDS encoding Mrp/NBP35 family ATP-binding protein, which encodes MSAITKQSVLNALSTVIEPDLRRDLVSLNMVKNVQILGNNVSFSIELTTPACPLKELIERDCRQAIYRHLGEDVEVEVTMTADVSRGNRMMDTGILPEVRNIVAIASGKGGVGKSTVAANLAVALAQTGARVGLVDTDIYGPSVPTMFGATDVRPRVNADRKIIPIEQYGVKLLSMGFLVDPDQAAIWRGPMVTSAVQQFIRDAEWGALDYLLMDLPPGTGDIQLTLVQTVPITGAVIVSTPQEVALADARRGVAMFQKVNVPVLGFVENMAYFSPPDLPDRRYYLFGEGGAKRLAEKMQVPLLGEVPIEQIVRESGDDGAPVVISHPESLSAAAFRYAAEETARVISVLNAEGGMDAPTFEIEP
- a CDS encoding acetyl-CoA carboxylase biotin carboxyl carrier protein subunit, translating into MPKYQATINNRSYEIMNDEGILSVNGEPVKCSLEPIGNGLYSLLIRNQSLPVFVQQMDGGQMKITIQGRSSVVQLKDEKDLMLEKFGVKHGKDAAAANLKAPMPGLVLRLYVEAGQTVKAGERLLVLEAMKMENEIKAAADATIKTVQVKPGDAVGKNAVLITFEKA
- a CDS encoding inositol monophosphatase, giving the protein MAFEQERDVAIEAALQAGNLIRMHAGRLSNEQIKEKSLYNLLTFVDDEAQRLIMSILMDVFPAYGFLAEEQTEHHDKPGIARWIIDPIDGTTNFAHGVPPYAVSIALQVEKEVVVGVILDVSRDELFTATKGGGFYVDGVKKQVSAHTDLKTALLTTGFPYQEWDHIDAYLHVLRHFMASAQAVRRTGSSVIDLAYLAAGRFDGLFKMGYEIWDVAAGSLMIQEAGGMLTDFSGGDGWLTERRLVASNGLIHQVLLEGVTPLSNV
- the recR gene encoding recombination protein RecR, with product MHLTSQNVEKLVEHFTKLPTIGRKTAHRLASYILKMPKEEVYALAEALLAVKDHVVTCSICCNVADIDPCPVCTSPKRDHSTICVVEEPNDVLALERTNEFRGVYHVLGGVISPLDGIGPNDLKVRELVTRVAQGGARVSEVRESYEGYDAQVPTTQVNEVILAMNPTVEGDTTAFYIAQLLQPFGVRVTQIARGLPTGSALEYADESTLSRALEGRIKL
- the recJ gene encoding single-stranded-DNA-specific exonuclease RecJ translates to MTTSKRWTVPPVHPQTTSFAEALRVSPLVAHLLRQRGFSTIETAHAFLHPKMSGLHDPAQMPGMTRAAQRIVQALRNHEKIALYGDYDVDGVTASAILWHMFRVLVPDLKVIRYIPHRLEEGYGLNKEALQKLVYKDVKLIITIDCGITATEEAASIWGSGCDLIITDHHELAPELPQAFALVHPRIPTEHPPYPFGELCGAGVAWKLAWQVARTWSGSDKLPAQVKEMLLHLLPLAAMGTVADIVPLLDENRTIVRYGLANINKTPFEGLNTLIETSGLQKRQIEAAQIGFILGPRLNACGRLGHAKEALELLTTAVGERAQALSEHLNEVNQDRQRRQEEMSLQASEQILQNGYQHDDHRIIVLQSPDWHAGILGIAASRIVERYHKPTILLQQREDGFSTGSARSIENFDLHAALAHHAHFFEKYGGHAMAAGMTLKTSLFASFQESMLAFTSEVLTEEDLTPVLRLDAEVKLSTMNLATRHDLQGLAPFGRMNEEPRFLIRKVSLKGTPRIMKNKHLSFVVRHHQTEVRCVAWNKAEDWGGLTDGAVLDIACTLDENQFNGQTSPQLTILDLKVVS